The genomic region CTTTGCCGTGCGTGTGATCGCGGGCGAGACCCTTGATCTGGTCCGGCTTCATCGCCCATGGATCAAGATTGATGCAGGTATCGCGACAGGCAGCTGCCTGAAAGGCCGGGTCGATATAGTCCGGCCCGGTTTTGGCTGCAGCAACAGCATGACCTTTGCGCGTCAGTGCACGCAAAAGGGCGAGCGTAATGACGGTCTTGCCACTGTTTGACGCAGGTGCCGCAATCATGACTCCCGGAATGGTGTCTGGCATGTTGGGCTGTTCTCCGAGCCGAATTTATTCGCCATGATCATGGCATTGCGCGACGGAATAATCAGCCGTTGTTTTTAACCGCCTCGGTCACGCCCTTTGCCATGTCTTCCGGGCTGGTGCCGTAATTGAAGTGGCGGACGAATTTACCTTCGCGATCCATCAGATAGACGAAGGATGAATGGTCCATCAGATAGGTATCGGTATCCTCAGGCTCACCTTCCGGGATCGCCTTCGCATAGTAAACACGAAACGCCTTGGCGGCCGCCGTTGTCTGTTCAACGGTGCCGGTCAATCCAACCATCCGATCATGGAAATAGGGAACGTATTCGGCAACCGCTTCGACCGTATCGCGTTCCGGGTCGACCGTGAAAAAGACGGGTGTGATTTCATCTGCG from Thalassospira indica harbors:
- a CDS encoding SCO family protein encodes the protein MSKKTLLAILGIALVLGIGLTYRLMMMGTETNSSGAASIGGPFELVNQDGETVTQDDFKGKYMLTYFGYTFCPDVCPTELQVMGTALDMMPQGIADEITPVFFTVDPERDTVEAVAEYVPYFHDRMVGLTGTVEQTTAAAKAFRVYYAKAIPEGEPEDTDTYLMDHSSFVYLMDREGKFVRHFNYGTSPEDMAKGVTEAVKNNG